The region TCTACCGTGTATCGCACGGTTAAGCTCATGACTCGTATGGGCATTCTACGAGAATTGGAACTGGCAGAAGGGCATAAACATTATGAACTTAACTCTGCCTCTCCGCATCATCATCACCATTTAGTGTGTGTTCAATGCAACCGCACGATTGAGTTTGAAAATGACTCGATCTGGAAGCAGGGACTTAAACAAGTCGATAAGGCAGGGTTTCAGATGATTGATTGCCAGCTTACGATTTACACGATCTGTCCAGAAGCCTTGCGGATGGGATGGCCAGCATCTGTCCCTAGTCATTGGGTCTGTTCTCGTTCTATTGCATCCATGCAGCCCCTAGGGCACGACAAAACAGAGCCTACTGGGCAGTAGAGCAAAGATGTGTGGGTTGGTTGG is a window of Leptolyngbyaceae cyanobacterium JSC-12 DNA encoding:
- a CDS encoding Fe2+/Zn2+ uptake regulation protein (IMG reference gene:2510097151~PFAM: Ferric uptake regulator family), which gives rise to MFSYTAGSLKSELNAKGWRLTPQREIILQVFQNLPRGNHLSAEELHELLIQRGEAVSLSTVYRTVKLMTRMGILRELELAEGHKHYELNSASPHHHHHLVCVQCNRTIEFENDSIWKQGLKQVDKAGFQMIDCQLTIYTICPEALRMGWPASVPSHWVCSRSIASMQPLGHDKTEPTGQ